A genomic segment from Agelaius phoeniceus isolate bAgePho1 chromosome 2, bAgePho1.hap1, whole genome shotgun sequence encodes:
- the LOC129117213 gene encoding mid1-interacting protein 1-B-like gives MEQYFSATQKMEQEVMFPSLLRGVFPQEEGAAPAAESRTDLYERYQLLKAIKPMVEKGLASVGDQSASGADTDDDTSLDSNGPEDAQLERRLSQHLTGLQQVLTHLTRDTNALTRRYSQILEQINLSEGQPSW, from the coding sequence aTGGAGCAGTACTTCTCAGCCACGCAGAagatggagcaggaggtgaTGTTCCCCAGCCTGCTGCGAGGGGTCTTcccgcaggaggagggggcagccccggctgccgaGAGCCGCACGGACCTCTACGAGCGCTACCAGCTCCTCAAGGCCATCAAGCCCATGGTGGAGAAAGGCCTGGCCTCTGTGGGTGACCAGAGCGCCAGCGGTGCCGACACCGACGACGACACATCCTTGGACAGCAACGGGCCCGAGGATGCCCAGCTGGAGAGGCGCCTGTCCCAGCACCTGACTGGCCTGCAGCAGGTCCTCACCCACCTCACCAGGGACACCAACGCCCTGACCCGCAGGTACAGCCAGATCCTGGAGCAGATCAACCTCAGCGAGGGGCAGCCCAGCTGGTGA